One Aneurinibacillus migulanus genomic region harbors:
- a CDS encoding MBL fold metallo-hydrolase, with the protein MLLKYFYDDKLAQASYLVGCQATGEAIVIDPARNIESYEKIAKAHHVRIVGVTETHIHADFLSGAREIASKFGATLYLSDEGGPDWRYKYLPEFKHCFLKDGDTFNIGNINFEVMHTPGHTPEHISLLVTNGGSSATGPMGIFTGDFVFVGDVGRPDLLEKAAGVQGSSEEMAIAMFHSLQRFKQLPDYIQIWPGHGAGSACGKALGAIPSSTVGYEKMTNWALQCEDVRHFTEILLSGQPEAPTYFSMMKRLNKEGTQLLQEITDPHCMEPSIATVQTWVKQGIVVDTRPASEFSTKHLRGVINIPYNKSFVTWAGWLLDYTRPIYLLASDEYVRDVLQDLRSIGLDYVVATMDPNVINQAEESDKHVMVYREVTPVMVNDAVRTGQMYVLDVRSTSEWEEGHIPQAKHIMLGYLHERVREIPSDKPILVHCKAGGRSAIAASILQAQGLEDVRNLLGGYDEWIKQGYPSQRESDLLENKTE; encoded by the coding sequence ATGTTACTAAAGTATTTCTATGATGACAAATTGGCTCAAGCTTCTTATCTAGTGGGATGTCAGGCTACCGGAGAGGCGATTGTCATTGATCCGGCTCGTAATATTGAATCTTATGAGAAAATAGCCAAAGCACATCATGTTCGAATTGTTGGTGTAACGGAAACACATATCCATGCAGATTTCCTATCCGGTGCACGGGAGATAGCTTCAAAATTCGGGGCAACGTTATATTTGTCTGATGAAGGAGGGCCGGATTGGAGATATAAGTACTTACCTGAGTTTAAACATTGTTTTCTAAAAGATGGGGATACATTTAATATTGGTAACATTAATTTTGAAGTCATGCATACACCGGGGCATACGCCAGAGCATATTTCGTTGCTAGTAACGAATGGCGGTTCGTCAGCAACAGGACCAATGGGGATATTTACTGGGGACTTTGTATTTGTCGGTGATGTAGGACGGCCTGACTTGCTGGAAAAAGCTGCTGGGGTACAGGGTTCTTCTGAAGAAATGGCAATTGCTATGTTTCATTCCTTACAGCGTTTTAAACAGCTACCGGATTATATACAGATATGGCCCGGCCATGGAGCAGGTAGTGCATGTGGCAAAGCTTTAGGAGCGATCCCATCATCGACTGTTGGATATGAAAAAATGACGAATTGGGCATTGCAATGCGAGGATGTGAGGCATTTTACCGAGATATTACTGTCTGGTCAGCCTGAGGCACCAACTTACTTTTCAATGATGAAACGATTAAATAAAGAAGGAACACAGCTGTTACAAGAAATTACAGATCCGCATTGTATGGAGCCATCTATAGCTACAGTACAAACATGGGTGAAACAGGGGATTGTCGTGGATACACGTCCGGCAAGCGAATTTTCCACAAAACATTTACGTGGAGTAATTAATATCCCATACAACAAATCGTTTGTCACTTGGGCTGGATGGCTACTGGATTATACGCGTCCAATTTATCTTCTAGCAAGCGATGAATATGTTCGGGATGTTTTGCAAGATTTACGTTCCATTGGATTGGATTATGTAGTTGCGACAATGGACCCGAATGTCATTAATCAGGCAGAAGAGTCTGATAAGCATGTAATGGTATATAGGGAAGTAACACCTGTTATGGTAAATGATGCTGTTCGAACAGGGCAAATGTATGTGCTTGATGTTCGGAGTACAAGCGAATGGGAGGAAGGACATATTCCACAAGCAAAACATATTATGCTCGGATATTTACATGAACGAGTACGGGAAATACCGTCTGATAAACCGATTCTTGTCCATTGCAAGGCTGGAGGAAGATCGGCGATTGCAGCAAGTATTTTGCAAGCGCAAGGTTTGGAGGACGTACGCAACTTGTTAGGCGGATATGACGAATGGATAAAGCAGGGCTACCCGAGTCAAAGAGAAAGTGATTTGTTGGAAAATAAAACAGAATAA
- a CDS encoding NAD(P)/FAD-dependent oxidoreductase: MKKPGHETRYKVVIVGGGSAGITVAARLLRERRALRESVAIIDPATKHYYQPLWTLVGAGEANRESTEREEASVIPDGAVWLQDTITEFQPDENAVITDSGYKLYYDYLIIAAGIQIDWNKIKGLKESIGKDGVCSNYSYDYVESTWESIQSFKGGSALFTNPNTPVKCGGAPQKIMYLADDYFRKSGVRSRSEVTFISGGATIFNVEKYAHALRKVIERKQIKTQFNHNLIEINSRNKQAIFENVNTRERVIMQYDMIHVVPPMSAPDFIKMSPLAAESGWLEVDQYTLQHKRFHNVFGIGDCTNLPTSKTGAAIRKQAPVLVKNLLCLMRAKPVVHTYDGYTSCPLVTGYGKLILAEFDYGLNPQESFPIDQSRERFSMYVLKKNLLPIMYWNGMLKGLM; the protein is encoded by the coding sequence ATGAAAAAGCCGGGTCATGAGACGCGTTACAAAGTTGTAATTGTGGGTGGAGGGAGTGCAGGAATCACTGTTGCAGCTCGACTTTTACGTGAAAGGCGTGCTCTCAGGGAGAGTGTGGCCATTATTGATCCCGCGACGAAGCATTACTATCAGCCATTGTGGACGCTTGTGGGTGCTGGTGAAGCCAATAGAGAGAGTACAGAACGTGAGGAAGCATCCGTTATTCCTGATGGGGCGGTATGGCTACAGGATACAATCACCGAATTTCAACCAGATGAAAATGCTGTTATCACAGACTCAGGCTACAAGTTGTATTATGACTATCTGATTATCGCCGCAGGTATTCAGATCGATTGGAATAAGATAAAAGGACTGAAAGAGAGTATTGGTAAGGACGGGGTATGCAGCAATTATTCTTATGATTATGTCGAAAGTACATGGGAAAGCATCCAAAGTTTTAAAGGGGGGAGTGCACTATTTACGAATCCGAACACACCGGTTAAATGTGGGGGAGCTCCCCAGAAGATTATGTATTTGGCAGACGACTATTTTCGAAAATCAGGTGTTCGTTCTCGGTCTGAGGTCACGTTTATCTCAGGGGGAGCGACGATATTCAATGTTGAAAAGTATGCACATGCATTACGCAAAGTAATTGAACGAAAGCAGATTAAAACACAATTCAATCATAATCTTATTGAGATCAATAGTCGAAATAAACAGGCGATCTTCGAGAATGTAAATACGAGGGAAAGAGTGATTATGCAATACGATATGATTCATGTGGTCCCGCCAATGAGCGCTCCTGATTTTATTAAGATGAGTCCACTTGCAGCGGAGAGTGGTTGGCTTGAAGTAGATCAGTATACCCTGCAACATAAACGTTTTCATAATGTTTTTGGAATTGGAGATTGTACCAATCTCCCTACGTCTAAAACAGGTGCTGCGATTCGTAAGCAAGCACCGGTACTTGTAAAAAATTTGTTATGTTTAATGCGGGCAAAGCCAGTTGTCCATACCTATGATGGTTACACATCATGCCCGCTGGTTACCGGGTATGGCAAGCTCATATTGGCCGAATTTGACTATGGATTGAACCCGCAAGAGTCATTCCCTATCGATCAATCTCGTGAAAGATTTAGTATGTATGTACTGAAGAAAAACTTACTCCCTATTATGTATTGGAATGGCATGCTCAAAGGTCTCATGTAA
- a CDS encoding RidA family protein: MKEVINTKLAPGAIGPYSQGTKWKDLIFTSGQIPLDPKTGDLVEGDIEVQARRTLENLKAVIEASGSSITNVLKTTCYITDMNHFQKFNSVYQEYFREGVPARSCIAVVELPKGALCEVEAIAVIKEL, encoded by the coding sequence ATGAAAGAAGTTATTAACACAAAACTCGCACCTGGGGCAATCGGTCCTTATTCTCAAGGCACCAAATGGAAGGACTTGATATTTACCTCAGGTCAAATTCCTCTCGATCCTAAAACAGGGGATTTGGTAGAAGGTGATATTGAAGTGCAGGCCCGTAGAACTTTGGAAAATTTGAAAGCAGTTATAGAAGCTAGTGGCTCTTCAATAACAAATGTTCTTAAAACAACTTGCTATATTACAGATATGAATCATTTCCAAAAATTTAACTCGGTATATCAGGAATATTTTAGAGAAGGGGTTCCAGCCCGCTCCTGCATCGCTGTTGTTGAATTGCCAAAAGGAGCACTCTGTGAAGTTGAAGCAATAGCCGTTATAAAGGAGCTATAA
- a CDS encoding FtsX-like permease family protein, with protein MTFRSLALSNIQGNWRSYSAFFMSSVFSVMIFYIYAAFLAHPDVMSGHIVAAEKVRKGMVFCEYVIVIFSFLFVLYSNSAFLKTRKQEFGLFSLFGMTRMQLRKLVIYENMAIAVLAIGVGIGLGILFSKLFFMALAVLLDINDPMVFAVPLGAVWLTAGSFLVLFAIISLWIALRMGRTEILDLLKASQQPKGQLVYSRWLVLLAVVCLGAAYSMALMLNEAYFDLLVLLILLTVIIGTYLLFTQLSIMLLKFIQKRVDIYYNRTNMIVFAQIGYKMKDNARMLFIVSILSAVILTATSAIYMLALAAQYQDIKTQYDNVKEVISLTMFIGMFISLLFFIASGSMIYFKLFTELQEDQAQFKALSRIGMTQGEIRRIVFTQVGIIFFVPCIVGIVHALVAMKALDNFLMLSSWLYSFSVIGIYVTMQTVYFLVACNSYMKSILRGAAS; from the coding sequence ATGACATTCCGCTCACTCGCGCTTAGCAATATCCAGGGCAATTGGCGGTCATACAGCGCGTTTTTTATGAGCAGCGTATTTTCCGTGATGATCTTCTACATATATGCTGCTTTTCTTGCTCATCCTGATGTGATGAGTGGTCATATTGTAGCAGCTGAAAAAGTAAGAAAAGGCATGGTGTTCTGTGAATATGTTATCGTAATTTTCTCGTTTCTATTTGTGCTTTATTCCAATTCGGCTTTTCTGAAGACAAGAAAGCAGGAATTCGGCCTGTTCTCGTTGTTTGGGATGACCCGCATGCAACTTCGTAAACTTGTCATCTATGAAAATATGGCGATTGCGGTATTAGCGATTGGGGTCGGCATCGGACTAGGTATTTTGTTTAGCAAGCTGTTCTTTATGGCGCTTGCTGTGCTGCTCGATATAAACGATCCGATGGTGTTTGCCGTTCCACTGGGAGCGGTGTGGCTAACGGCAGGGAGCTTTCTTGTGTTGTTTGCGATCATTTCTCTCTGGATAGCGCTGCGGATGGGACGTACAGAAATTCTTGATTTACTTAAGGCTTCACAACAGCCGAAGGGGCAGCTTGTTTATTCACGATGGCTTGTCCTGCTTGCAGTCGTGTGCTTAGGAGCTGCTTATAGTATGGCGTTGATGCTAAACGAAGCGTACTTTGACCTTTTGGTACTGCTTATCTTACTTACAGTTATAATCGGTACATATCTTTTGTTCACGCAGTTAAGCATAATGTTGTTGAAGTTTATTCAGAAGCGTGTTGATATCTACTATAATCGTACGAATATGATCGTATTCGCCCAGATTGGCTATAAGATGAAGGATAACGCCCGGATGTTGTTTATCGTATCCATTTTGAGCGCGGTGATTTTAACGGCTACGAGTGCGATTTACATGTTAGCACTAGCGGCACAATACCAGGATATAAAGACGCAATATGATAATGTTAAGGAAGTAATCTCGCTGACGATGTTTATCGGTATGTTCATCAGCTTGCTGTTCTTCATTGCATCAGGAAGCATGATTTACTTCAAGCTGTTTACGGAACTACAGGAGGATCAAGCGCAATTTAAGGCGCTGTCCCGAATCGGTATGACCCAAGGTGAAATTCGGAGAATCGTCTTCACGCAGGTTGGCATTATTTTCTTCGTGCCGTGTATTGTCGGTATTGTTCACGCGTTAGTCGCCATGAAAGCATTGGATAACTTTCTTATGTTATCTAGCTGGCTCTATTCATTCAGTGTTATCGGCATTTATGTCACCATGCAGACGGTTTACTTCCTTGTCGCCTGCAACAGCTATATGAAAAGCATCTTGCGCGGAGCTGCCTCGTAA
- a CDS encoding ABC transporter ATP-binding protein, translated as MSVLRAQGLGKLYSSKGSVVYQALEDINLHVEAGEFVGIMGPSGSGKTTLLNLLATIDRPTSGQIEINGVNPSKLSDKKLALFRRRELGFVFQDFNLLDTLSIKDNIILPLVLEGMAPHLIEQRLNPLAEWLQITKLLGKRTYEVSGGQKQRAAIARALIHEPSLVLADELTGNLDSKAAKDVMDTLKEMNERLKATVLMVTHDPFSASYCQRIVFIKDGKLFSEIRRGSNRQAFFQQILDALSVLGGNYDDIPLTRA; from the coding sequence ATGAGTGTACTTAGAGCACAAGGGCTCGGCAAGCTATACAGTTCTAAAGGAAGTGTCGTCTATCAGGCATTAGAAGATATTAACTTGCACGTAGAGGCTGGCGAATTTGTCGGTATTATGGGACCATCGGGAAGCGGGAAGACGACGCTGCTTAATCTGCTGGCGACAATTGATCGTCCTACGTCTGGCCAGATCGAAATTAATGGTGTTAACCCGAGTAAGCTGAGTGATAAGAAGCTAGCATTGTTTAGGCGACGTGAGCTTGGCTTTGTCTTTCAGGATTTCAACCTGCTCGACACGCTGTCGATCAAGGACAACATTATTTTACCGCTCGTATTGGAAGGGATGGCTCCGCACCTGATCGAGCAGAGACTAAATCCGCTTGCCGAATGGCTGCAAATTACTAAGCTATTGGGTAAACGTACATATGAGGTGTCCGGTGGACAGAAGCAGCGCGCAGCTATTGCACGCGCCCTTATTCATGAGCCATCATTAGTGCTCGCTGATGAACTGACTGGTAACCTTGATTCGAAGGCGGCAAAGGATGTGATGGACACGCTAAAGGAGATGAACGAACGGTTGAAGGCGACTGTGCTCATGGTGACACACGATCCATTCTCGGCGAGCTATTGCCAGCGCATTGTGTTCATTAAAGACGGTAAGCTTTTTTCAGAAATACGGCGCGGCTCGAATCGACAAGCGTTTTTCCAACAAATATTGGACGCGCTCAGCGTGCTGGGAGGGAATTACGATGACATTCCGCTCACTCGCGCTTAG
- a CDS encoding sensor histidine kinase, which produces MKGLSVTLFFRDRLLYVLLCVLIVGLGVGFMLLEKKRYPGVIDTGTIYYFVVLALFFIVLWLIVDYIRQKAYYKQIGNAIERVDELQAVAIVQSMVTREQRLVAHLLEKQHNAYLNELGKYRRQQELHNHFVLQWVHHMKTPVSVIDLLAQEALQEMPSTKEGQKQLVVSMQEEAERMKRGLEMMLYTARLEKFEIDLHLKKIPLHELIRTVMNAHKRLCIRHSIFPQINGEAWVETDEKWMTVVLNQFVSNAIKYSKSKPGEKKLVFHLESNMNGGSKLSVTDEGAGIAPHDMSRIFEPFFTGENGRTAGESTGMGLYLAKQVCNRLGHGLSAASDLGVGTTFTVTFEPSGIHMLGSKAAEDKHSVTTL; this is translated from the coding sequence ATGAAAGGACTATCGGTAACTTTATTTTTTCGTGATCGGCTACTTTATGTGTTATTATGTGTGCTTATTGTTGGACTTGGTGTTGGATTTATGCTGCTGGAGAAGAAGCGTTATCCTGGTGTAATTGATACAGGAACGATTTATTATTTTGTGGTACTTGCTCTATTTTTCATTGTATTGTGGCTGATTGTTGACTATATTCGTCAAAAAGCTTATTACAAGCAAATTGGGAATGCGATTGAACGAGTTGATGAGTTACAGGCCGTAGCTATCGTGCAGTCTATGGTAACGAGAGAGCAGCGGCTTGTCGCTCACTTGTTGGAGAAGCAGCATAACGCTTATTTGAATGAACTTGGAAAATATCGTCGTCAACAGGAGCTGCACAATCATTTTGTATTGCAATGGGTTCATCATATGAAGACACCTGTATCGGTTATCGATTTGCTCGCACAGGAAGCTTTGCAGGAGATGCCTTCTACAAAGGAGGGACAGAAGCAGCTTGTTGTCAGCATGCAGGAAGAAGCAGAGCGGATGAAAAGGGGCCTAGAAATGATGCTATACACAGCACGCCTTGAAAAGTTTGAAATTGATCTTCACCTCAAAAAAATTCCACTCCATGAATTGATTCGTACCGTTATGAATGCGCATAAACGTTTGTGTATCCGTCATTCCATATTTCCGCAGATTAATGGTGAGGCGTGGGTGGAAACGGATGAGAAGTGGATGACAGTCGTGTTGAATCAATTCGTTAGTAATGCGATCAAATACAGTAAGAGCAAGCCGGGTGAGAAGAAGCTTGTTTTCCACTTAGAATCGAATATGAACGGAGGCAGCAAGCTGAGCGTAACAGATGAGGGAGCAGGAATAGCGCCGCACGATATGTCGAGAATATTTGAGCCGTTTTTCACCGGAGAGAATGGTCGCACTGCAGGGGAATCGACAGGAATGGGGTTATATCTGGCGAAACAGGTATGCAATCGGCTCGGTCACGGTCTTTCTGCAGCGTCCGATTTGGGCGTTGGAACGACGTTTACCGTCACTTTTGAACCGAGTGGCATTCATATGCTCGGTAGCAAGGCAGCAGAAGACAAGCACTCAGTGACAACATTGTAA
- a CDS encoding response regulator transcription factor: MYRIFIVEDDDKIGAVLKRSMEKYGFEALCASQFREMIPELEAYAPHLVLLDINLPYFDGYYWCRQIRARSSMPIIFISAREGEMDQVMAIENGGDDYITKPIHLDLLMAKVKGILRRVYGEYAAATGLTIPETELNVQGLRLNLSRNELVWQKQKVELTKNEHLLAKCFMQQLGQVVSRDQLLEALWDDVQFVDNNTLTVNVTRLRKKLEELGLPKAIETVRGQGYKLILDDGREEPS, encoded by the coding sequence ATGTATCGCATTTTTATTGTGGAAGACGATGATAAAATAGGAGCTGTTCTGAAAAGAAGTATGGAAAAATACGGATTTGAAGCCTTGTGTGCATCGCAATTTCGTGAAATGATACCAGAGCTAGAGGCGTATGCGCCGCATCTGGTACTGCTTGATATTAACCTGCCGTATTTCGACGGCTATTATTGGTGTAGGCAAATCCGTGCGCGATCGAGTATGCCGATCATCTTCATATCTGCTCGAGAGGGTGAGATGGATCAGGTAATGGCCATTGAGAACGGCGGCGATGATTATATTACGAAACCCATTCATTTGGATCTCTTAATGGCCAAGGTTAAAGGTATACTAAGAAGAGTTTATGGTGAATACGCCGCTGCGACAGGCCTTACCATTCCTGAGACTGAGTTGAATGTGCAAGGCTTACGGTTGAATCTTAGCCGTAATGAGCTGGTGTGGCAGAAGCAAAAGGTTGAGTTGACGAAAAACGAACATTTATTGGCTAAATGCTTCATGCAGCAGCTCGGGCAAGTCGTCTCACGCGATCAGCTTCTAGAGGCATTATGGGATGATGTACAGTTTGTCGATAACAATACGTTAACTGTTAATGTGACGAGGCTTCGAAAGAAGTTGGAGGAACTCGGGCTGCCGAAGGCGATTGAGACGGTTCGTGGCCAAGGCTATAAGCTGATCCTCGATGATGGGCGAGAGGAACCAAGTTAA
- a CDS encoding serine hydrolase domain-containing protein translates to MESRQRAAAIFKSIVCLVILIGIVNELLFARAAIAEPGNPANPVKSSSRNIEDFKQKMDEQVPKWQENYGVPGVALGIVHEGRIAYTLNYGYADKKKKIPLSDNTLFQAASISKSLTAWGILHLADEGLLSLDDPVGKFLTRWQLPASGFNHDEVTIRRLLSHTAGLSPHKGYLGVAPGKRLRPIEESLSGKGWFNEPVKITGKPGAEAVYSGGGYTMLQLVIEEVTGMPFDRYMKEQIMKPLGMKSSSFRQEPTDSNLSKAYGYFGQELPNYQFSEQAAAGLKTNTTDMMTLILASMEVSNSESKGHGVITSKRVEEMQKPVLSENGLGVFVKKLSNQHTLIYHSGDNRGWHSFYGLIPDTKDGLVILTNSENGIELRQDIYHAWIEYETGTLPEGHFSIAEQRKHNSVISVVIGAALGVYLLLFAVRLSSGRRVFITKHKKKPYVRAGIRTFLLLLTGTTLFCTSYVWSVLSLNLGNKINFLLIMAWLVALLIAGFFPKTPKSSDTLIAKKPYS, encoded by the coding sequence ATGGAGAGTAGACAGAGAGCAGCAGCGATTTTCAAAAGCATCGTATGTTTGGTTATTTTAATAGGGATCGTGAATGAGTTGCTGTTTGCGAGGGCTGCGATTGCAGAACCGGGCAATCCGGCTAACCCAGTCAAGTCATCCAGCAGGAATATAGAGGATTTCAAGCAAAAGATGGATGAACAAGTGCCGAAATGGCAGGAGAACTATGGTGTGCCAGGGGTTGCGCTAGGCATTGTTCATGAGGGGCGTATCGCCTATACGCTCAACTACGGTTATGCGGATAAAAAGAAAAAGATACCGCTGAGTGACAATACCTTGTTTCAGGCTGCTTCCATATCCAAGAGCCTTACTGCGTGGGGGATCCTGCACCTTGCAGATGAAGGACTTTTATCACTCGATGATCCTGTCGGAAAGTTTTTGACACGCTGGCAATTACCCGCCTCAGGGTTCAATCATGATGAAGTCACAATAAGGAGGCTGTTAAGCCATACTGCGGGGTTATCTCCGCATAAAGGATATCTCGGCGTAGCGCCCGGGAAAAGACTTCGCCCTATCGAGGAGTCTCTGTCCGGAAAAGGATGGTTCAATGAACCAGTAAAGATTACCGGGAAGCCGGGGGCAGAAGCGGTGTATTCTGGAGGTGGATATACCATGCTGCAGCTCGTTATCGAAGAGGTGACCGGAATGCCATTTGACCGTTATATGAAGGAACAAATTATGAAACCGCTCGGAATGAAATCTAGTTCGTTTCGACAGGAGCCCACAGATTCCAATCTTTCCAAAGCCTATGGATATTTTGGACAAGAGCTTCCGAATTACCAATTTTCCGAACAGGCCGCTGCGGGTCTCAAAACGAATACAACCGATATGATGACATTGATACTGGCAAGTATGGAGGTAAGCAACAGTGAAAGCAAAGGACATGGTGTCATCACAAGTAAACGCGTAGAGGAGATGCAAAAGCCAGTATTATCTGAGAATGGTTTGGGTGTATTTGTGAAAAAGTTGTCTAATCAACATACATTGATTTATCACTCCGGTGATAATCGGGGCTGGCATTCTTTTTATGGTTTGATTCCGGACACAAAGGATGGATTGGTCATTCTTACAAATAGCGAGAACGGTATAGAACTAAGACAGGATATCTATCATGCTTGGATTGAATATGAAACCGGAACGTTGCCTGAAGGGCATTTCTCTATTGCCGAACAGAGAAAACACAACTCAGTGATATCTGTCGTCATTGGAGCCGCGCTTGGAGTATACTTGCTGCTGTTTGCGGTCAGACTGAGCAGCGGTAGGAGAGTCTTCATTACCAAACATAAGAAGAAGCCTTATGTCAGGGCAGGGATCAGAACTTTCTTGCTCTTGCTTACCGGTACGACCTTGTTCTGTACTTCCTATGTATGGAGCGTTCTAAGTTTAAATTTAGGCAATAAAATAAACTTTCTTCTCATAATGGCTTGGCTTGTAGCGTTATTAATCGCTGGTTTTTTTCCGAAAACACCAAAGTCGTCTGATACTTTGATTGCTAAAAAGCCGTATAGTTGA